taaagatcgatAATCGGCTGaagtttgattttttgtgatcgtgatgaaatcttgggtccaaatggaccccaaagCACAATGGTCACTTTTTTGTGGCGCATGATTTATATCACCTTGTTTTTCACAGCTGTGgggaaaaaatatggtccccaacataaaatgtgCGAGAACAAAGCATTTTATCAAACCCCTTCGGTGGGGGCcgcatttttttcaacttgtatacaagtgcgaaagttttgttttcatggcttgttatgattagAAGAGAATTTTGTTTCTCTTCCTTCGTCGTTTGTAAattattgagagcgatttctgcaaaccctgccccCTATGTGTATCAcaaactaaaaatattttaaattaaaaaaaaaagaaaaaaaatataaaattacgaTAAATTGTACGATTTAATTCTAGTAGAAGAGTGTCATGTGTCACATTTGTTCCTTGGGAGGCTTCTTTTTATGCGACTCTGGTGGAAACCTGTTGACTGGAAGATTTATTTATGAACTTTTTTGTTATAGAcggtgcgaaaatagtgaccaagtcactaaaacgTGATCTGCTACCAGCCCTGCGTAGAAAAATTCATTCTGGAAATCTATTCAAATATCCggaaagttcattcgaattttatcGTGAAATACGTATTTCATACGTATTTcatatttcttcgggaaattcattcgaatttggcCGAGAATTCAATACGATTTTGTCGGAAaaatcatttgatttttttcagaaaaattattcgaacttcgtcgggaaattcattcgaatttcgtaaggaaattcatccacatTTTGTCAATAAATTTATCCATTTTCTTCgcagaattcattcgaatttcggggCTAGttttttaaaatcatatttCAGTGGTAGAGGAATTCAAATCTCGGGGGAATTTCAATTGACTTTCATTACAATTTCGtcaagaaaatcattcaatttcgtcgcgaaattcattcgaatgggatgatttttttcaaatttcgggTAATGAACAAATTTATTCAACTCTTGGGGggaattaattcaaattttcttgaagtaatttattcgaattcatgacttctcgcttaacttttttcatgaattaatttgaatactgcaatcaatagctttcatgttgttctgttgattgcgctattcaaattaattcatgaaaaaaatgttaattaggtccttttgaaaagtcaaGCGAGACTTATTCAAATTTCGTcggaaaattcatttcaattcaaatttcatCGAGACAGGTATCAAAAGTTGctcggaaaattcatttgagcttccatcgaaaattcgttgggaaatttattcgaatttgaAGGGGAAAACAATCGAATTTCGtcatgaattttgttcaaatttcgggaaaaaggaaaaatttattcaaatctagggaattcattagaattttattacaatttcgtcggaaattcattcgatttttgtcaagaaaattatttaatttcgatttttttttaaatctcggaggaaattcattcgaatatcgaGTGGGAGTTCCGAATTTAAATTTCTTTGTCAAATTTCAGGGAGAAGGGGGAATTAATTAGAATCTTGAGCGGAATTCGTTCAAAATTCAACTggtaattcatttgattcatcTAGAAACTCAttcgaaattcttcaagaaattcattcgaatttcttcggaaaaatcatttgaaatatATCGAGAATTGCACTCGATTTTCCTGGGAAAATTCTTTCAAGTTTCCTcggcaaattcattcgaatttgctcGAGGAATTGTatcgaattccgtcaggaaatTCAACCGAATTTAGTAGGGAAATTTATTCAATAGTATCTCGGGGGCACATTCACAGAAAAGCAAATTCATTCTTAATTTCTCGAGAAATTCATTCCagtttcctcgagaaattaTATGATTGGGATTTAATATTTCGTCGTGAAATACATTTAAATTTCGACGgaacattcattcgaattttgtcACAACATTCATTCGTATTTCgggggaaaattcattcaaagttctgcAGGAAAATCATTCTAATTACTTTGggtaattcattctgaattcctcgaaaaattcaTTCGAGCGTCCTCGAGGAATTCATTAAACTTCGGCCGGTATATTGATTCAGATTccgattcattcgaatttcgtcaGAACATTCATGTGAAATTGGTTGGGGAATTCATTCGTATTTCGGGGGGAatttgagtcgatttttttccgGAACGTTTATTTGAACTTTGATGGAAAATTTCGCCGCGAAGATTATTCGAATTTCGTCGcaaaaaattcatttcaaaattcgttgggaaattcattcgatttacgTCGAAAAATTCATTACATATTCGTCGGAAAATTCATGAGAAATTCATTCATGTTTTTTTCGGGTCAtttaaatttccacaggaaaatcTTTCGAGTTTccatttcattcgaatttctacggaaaattgTATCGAATTCAGTCAACCGTCAATTCATTCAACCGCATTTcgtagggaaattcattcgaatttcgacgAGGAATTCAATCGTATTTCGGGAGTACATCCATTCGAATTTCTTGAAGACAAGCATTCaaatttctttaataaattattttgaatttctcgagaaattcATTCCAGTTTCGTCgagaaattaattttaaattgattGGGATATTCATTTAAATTCCGTCGGGAAATACATTCGAATTTAGTCGgaacattcattcgaatttcatcgGAACATGCATTCGAATTTGGTCACAACATTCATTCGTATTTTTGGGGgggggaaatttattcgaagttCTGCAGGAAAATCATTCTAATTAtttagggaaattcattctaaattcctcgAAACATTCATTCGAGTTTCTTCGAGGAATTCATTTAACTTTGGTAGGTATATTCATTCAGATTccgtcgggaaattcattcgaatttcatcaGAACATTAATTAGAAATTCGTCGGGGAATTCATTCGTATTTCGGGGGGaattttattcgatttttttcgaaacattcatttgaattttgatggaaattttCGTCGTGAAGATTATTCgaattacttcggaaaattcatttcaaattcgttgggaaattcattcgtttTACGTCGAAAAACTTATTAAATATTCgtcggaaaattcattcgaaattcatcGAGAAATTCATTTAAGTTTCTTCGGGCCAtttaaatttccacaggaaaatcTTTCGTATTTCCAGTTGATTCGAGTTTTAAcggaaaataaattttaattttcatgaaaaaacagagggatattttttcgaattttcagaggatttttttcgggtttTCAAGGGGATTTTCTGAGATTTTCTGAGAATTTAAGGAACGCATTACGTTTTTAGTTTTCCTCAGATATGTATGTGGTGCCAACGATTTTGTAAGACAATAATTCTGGCTTTTGTTTATGACGCCGGTATTATTCGGAATCGAATTATTCGCAAAAAGAAGCATGTACTAAAAAGCGTTATTCAAACAGCTTCAAAAtgtgaagaatttttttattcaagtgCTCAACAACAATAGCGGAAgttaaaaaacttttgaaaataaaGGGTTGAACACGGAATACAATACGATCAATACGGAAAATCATGACCGACCTGAACTACGTACTAAACGTCTGTCAGACGTGCAATGCGTGAATAAAAAGTATATTTTTATGAAGCATTCAAAGTTCATCGACCTTAGGGCTACAAGCGACAAAACCTTCAAAGTTAGCTTCACGTGTTtagaattttaatttatttcggCTGGACATGTGCAGATCAAATGCTTTATTATCAATCACCGTCAATCAAAATATGATTATTACTAGCTCAAAGGCCGTTTCAAAGCAATGACTCAGAACacgttgttttgttttgctccgCACATACTACGTCATCAAAACAGCATTACAAAGTGGCATGAAAAAGGATCGCATTAAGTGCGACACAGCAGTGGCCATAATTTTGCGAGTCAACTAAAAATAGATACAAATCAGTCTCTTCTAACCACTTCCCATTACATCGCGTTACGCTCACGAAAGCGTCTCAAGGATTCCGCCTGCCTTATATTGCGGTTTACGATTAAAGAGTTGATGATTGTTTATCACTACGAACATGCGTTTCTCCACGCGTTCGCCCACAGGCAGCACCTTTTTCACACGAAAACCATGATCAATGAAATGTAATTAATTTTAGGACCTTTCTCTTACGACAATTTCAGGGTTCATGGGTCGGCGGAATAATGCCATTGGCTGGTCTGGCAGGCGGTATCCTCGGTGGGCCGCTGATTGAATACCTCGGTAGGAAAAACACCATCCTGGCAACGGCCACCCCGTTCATCATCTCCTGGCTGTTGATTGCCTGTGCCACCCACGTCGCAATGGTTTTAGTTGGTAATTACATCTACGGTTCTAGAATTTGTTTCCCttgtgattaaaaaaaaattattttatttttttacaggcCGTGCGCTATCTGGATTCTCCGTTGGTGTTGCGTCACTGTCCTTGCCGGTATATCTGGGCGAAACCGTGCAGCCAGAGGTGCGAGGTACACTCGGACTGCTTCCAACTGCTTTCGGTAACATCGGTATTCTACTGTGCTTCGTTGCTGGAAAGTACATAGACTGGTCCGGACTGGCATTCTTGGGTGCGGCTTTGCCTGTGCCGTTCTTGATTTTGATGTTCTTCATTCCGGAAACGCCTCGTTGGTATGTTTCACGAGGACGCGATGATCGAGCCCGCAAGGCCCTGCAGTGGCTCCGAGGCAAGAAAGCGGACGTAGATCCCGAGCTGAAAGGCATCATCAAGTCGCATCAGGATGCGGAACGACATGCGTCCCAAAGCGCCATGCTTGATCTTATGAAGAAGGCGAATCTGAAACCGCTGCTTATTTCGCTAGGCTTGATGTTCTTCCAACAGTTGTCCGGTATCAACGCCGTTATTTTCTACACTGTGCAGATCTTCCAGGACGCTGGCTCAACGATCGACGAGAACCTGTGTACGATCATTGTCGGTGTTGTGAATTTCATTGCTACGTTCATTGCTACAATGCTCATTGATCGGTTAGGCAGAAAGATGCTGCTCTATATTTCCGACGTAGCCATGATCATTACTCTGATGACGCTAGGTGGCTTCTTCTATGTGAAGAACAACGGACAAGACGTCTCACAAGTCGGGTGGTTGCCATTGGCGGCATTTGTGATATACGTCCTTGGATTCTCATTAGGATTTGGCCCCATCCCATGGTTGATGATGGGTGAAATTTTGCCTGGCAAAATCCGTGGCTCTGCCGCATCAGTAGCGACCGCTTTCAATTGGTCATGTACCTTTGTCGTCACAAAGACGTTCTCGGATATCATTCGTGAGTATCCTCCCCATCATTCCTTACccaaaaaatcaataatattaACAACTTTCGTCTACAGAATCCATCGGAACGCACGGTACCTTCTGGATGTTCGGATCGATTTGTGTGGTCGGTCTGGTGTTCGTGATAGTGTACGTGCCGGAAACGCAAGGTAAATCCCTCGAGGACATCGAACGGAAAATGATGGGCCGCGTGCGACGAATGAGCTCGGTGGCCAACATCAAACCGCTGTCGTTCAATATGTAGAGCTTCGTAACCACTCTACAGTGCGAACGTTCGCGAATTAGTCTTCAATTGCTAGTAGGAAAATACCAGTCGTATGGTGCGTGAGAGTTTAGGGATAAAATAGTTAACTCACGAACAGCCATATAAATTACGCTAAATGTTCTTCAGTGAACCGTGCCTAGAATGTTCAACTTTAGCATCCTTGCTCGGGGGGGTTAAATTGCGAGATTATGGTTAGGCAACAAACTATAGAGATTCTTTGTGATATATCAAGAGAACGAAATCTAGACAGTGTCCCTCATAGAGGAATGAAAtattgaaaaggaaaaaaaacataaatcatGCAATAGTTCAAAACTAATCAATGGTAGTCTAGTTGCAGTCGGCTCAGAAATGCATCATATGTATTTATGATATGATTGTTATATTGAGTATAGAATTGAGAAAGTATATTTCATGTTCTACATCGGAATGATCAGAATTTCACTTAGACAAAAATAAATGAGATTGAGGGGCAGCTATAGCGACGGAAGTAGTAGGGTATCAATgtacatatttttcaattgttagtAATCAGTTCCTTTTCGAAGATAATTTCTTCATTTTAAACTATGCAAAACTTGGACGCTATAGATCGATAGGATATACCGCTTATTCATGACAAAATTGGAGCCAAAAATTAGGTTATGTTTTATTTAGCGATGAGCCTCTGAAGATAAAAAATCTACGCTCGTTCTCAGAAGTAGTCAAAACTTCAAAAGGAATCTCATGAAGATTGTTTCCGAACTTGACACTTTGTCTAGCTGAGGTaagaattaattaattttaagtTCATAAATTAAGCATAACGAATAGCATAAAAATTATGTATGACACAATGCTTATTTAATGTATAATAATTCTTATattgaataaataatttatataaatattttttattgactGTATATGAGCGTTTTTAATTAACCCAGTAACGCCCGAATTAATTCTTTTATGGTAATCACTTGATTTTTCCAAGATCATCTCATTATTACTAAAATATCATTATACTCTAAAATCTacatttatcatttttttgaaCACGGTGGGCCATATGTACTAAAAATGATGGTTAAAGTGTGAATCCATTGAGCAATATAATGTCTCTGGCAATGGCGCTCAGAGAGATTCAGGGATTTATTTCGCAACTTCAAGATACTTGCAATAGGTGGCGCTTatatttgattcaaattaaATACCATGCATTATTTCACCTAACTGATCCTAACAAATTCGAAACCTGTTTTTTTTCTGACAAGATTGTTCACTAGATCATGGTAATTCAGAAACTGATAACGACATTTAACATTTTCTACTTTAGATGATTTAATTAACTTTCCAAAATGGATCTATACAATTAACTCATATTATTTATGTCAAACGTATGAATcaatacattcaaagttaattgcctatatgccgggtattaagccacccggagtggaaattaattaagTAATTAATTTACTTAATTAAGTACTATGTCTGAagctcgattatgcatatgtacaacatctgatagatttagttcagaaaaggtattggagggtaacctcctcttcggtgggctttgatcccacgaccccagtacgctagacaggtgctttccctactaagctactaagcttgtgtggtcgggtcgggatctgatgatgctgatgaagcaagtgtgccggacaatactaaatacttatcctacttggttggcatgttacaaaaatacatatgagagagttagttctgaaaatgttttGCGAGAGTTTGGCTGGTACCTGGTGGTggaaatttggtttcatcagtacccgctaagctgcggaggacgacggagcgtactggggtcgtgggatcaaagcccaccgaaggggcgggtaccctccaataccttttccgaactaaatctatcacatgttgtacatatgcataatcgagtttcagacatagtaagtaTGAATCAATGTtttcttttttaaattaattttgattcattaaagtaaaattctatttttctgtcaattaTAAAATGCCGTAATGAAAGACTTTATGACCTGACCCTTTAACACCTGCGACCCATAGTGctttataccaatcgattcagttcgacaaattgagatgctgtctgtgtgtgtatgcgtATGTATTACAATTACCATGTATTCCTCGAACTACCATTGTATACCTGTTCATGAAAAGTTAGTACATACATAGATCCCCAActagatttttgcctttctcgtatactaagtatacggtaaaggctatatgatcgctccaaaaatgaactttttataggaggcccggagacccatagtgttatataccgatcggctcagctcgacgaactgaggtaatgcctgtgtgtgtgtatgtgtgtgtatgtctgtggacaaataaatctcactcatttttaaggtacttatccttaaccgatttgctcgcaaaaagttgcattcgacgcagaatcgtgtcccattgtttcctattgaaaattgggcagatcggactatgggcttaggagttatggtcaaaatacatttttttacttgaaaatttctcactcattttttggcacttatctcaagccgatttgctctcaacaagttgcattcgacgcattatcctgtcccatttttttgttaaatatcttggctgtgcatatgcacagcacatgtttcgaaatggacaaattgatatgaaatttgcgaaaaagaatccacgtgtcttggagggactcgaaccctcaacctcctactctctagataggcgtgataacccctacacaacaagaccacttaaaggtcacgtttgcggaaaagctatcagaatccgagtatcaacctccaccgcggttagctctctcttttccgcaaacgtgacctttaagtggtcttgttgtgtaggggatATCACGCCTAtatagagagtaggaggttgagggttcgagtcccttcaagacacgtggattcttgttcgcaaatttcatatcaatttgtccatttcgaaacatgtgctgtgcatatgcacagccaagatatttaacaaaaaaatggttttcgtacggccgagttgccgaataatatgtaattaacctgtcccattgtttccaattGGAAATTGGGCGGATCGGACTAAGGGCTTAGAAGTAATggccatattttttttcatacaaaaagtcactcgaaaaaaaacgagaaaggcaccatcaccgctaggtggattaatctgggttttgacccttccttcggaagtgtctttaatttcactttgtatgcgttacgcaggtatGTTACGTactaatctatcaagaaatctcgcgaattattaaataaaatgtatggtatttgaaacaaattcactttgatattgaaaatataattataaccaaggaatgtaaaataacaacattgccaatgacaacaacattatcctctcttgtaaatgttgggacaaactcaactcgcaataagcgtttgtcccaaactgcaacagaataggacaattatcgcctgccacgcattttgagaagtagtcggtttccgatgatgtttttggttaaattagtatcagttatcatagattagacataaacttaatcatcggttgacatgatttgcgttttacttctgaaatatacaagttatcgcagtttgaaaagttcacaacaattacctctccatgtttgttgcaaataaaatggaacgcaacaatatctttatcctctgcagatggggacaaagagttatcgctattctcttttgtcgcttgttttttgcatttttcagcgacaattacattccttgattataacaaatgatatgatatgggattatgcctattttttgttgcaaagaaacaaataattttaataagaaaattattttgagctttttggtggaatgtcttcacttgtcataagacgagtaaaCTATGCTTGGAGAAGGCACTTCTTTTTAACTGGAATAAAACATCTACTACACTTGTTGAATGCTGTTCAtcgaatgaatttattgaaactttGTTACAATTAGATTGGTTCTTAATTCTAGTACAGTTACAGTTTGTTCGATACTTAATTCTAGTACTATAGTAGGAGGCGGAGAGAAACCCGGAGCTTATTGACTAGTTGTCCAATCAGAGAAAAGAAGGGTACATAGTTAAATACCAATACGTGTACACTTAGTGTGACACTGGTATGGCTCAAGCTATGTGCTGTTGGCATAGATCAGCACCGAAGAGGAGTTAATATGAAAGCATAAGAATGCATAGCTTATTGAGGGTTATGTAAATGCAATATGACACCATGGGACCGTTTGTCTGATGGTGCATTGCGGTACCGATTTATGACTAACTCATTGGCTGGGAGGTAAGtgttttgaaaatgttacaACGTTTGGAACAATGTAAGGAGTCGAATTGCTACACTTGTGTTTTATGGAATGTGGGCAATAATTGATTAACTGTGACACGACATGTCCCAGATTAATTCATGGAACATGTCTTGTAAAAGAAATATGAGTAAGCATAACCACACTTGCTTGGGATCATAAATGAGGTGGATTTGTTATGGTTTGAAAACATGTGAAACTTGAGAAAATATTAGAGTGACTAATTTATAGTCCTGGGAAAGTCTATTATAGTACATCATCCCCCTTCCGGTGAATGATGCAGTATAGCGAAATCATTCAGTGTTGTCAACATATTGTGTAAATGTAAAAATTTGCTCCAAGTTTCTTCACAACATTTGATATCTGTATGTAAATTGTTAGTATTTCTTATTATGTAAATGAAAAATTTAGtcaaagaaaattttttttttgttttggttgaATATTTCCTAAAATTTGCTTAGTCTATTTTTGTGAActaaatttgattgatttgattgcatATCTATGATTTCACAATTCGGGTTATTAATACTTTTAACTTTATATGGACCTGTGTAAAAGGAATCTAGTTTGCGTCTGTTTTCATTCTTTAGAAAAACTATATCACCTGTTTGAATTAATAATGGATTTGCCGATGAATCATTACTTCTTTTCGTATATTCTTTTTGTTGTACTAACTTTTGGTTCGCAATTTGATGAGATTTTTTGAAGTTTGTATCTTAGTTCTTGAGAATAGAGATCTATATTGTAAACTGGATCGATTTTGTCTGTGAGTGTCTCATGTGGTAGTTTTGCCTTTagtccaaaaactaattcatagGGTGTAAAACCCGTGGTCTGAATGTGGAGTTGTATTGTAAACAAATGCATAATACTGTAACCAATCATCCCAGTCTGTTTGATGCTCATTGACAAAGGAGCGCAGGTATTCATTCAAACACCTGTGATTCCTTTCCAATGATCCAATAGTTTGAGGATGATAGGCTGtggaaaatgtttgtttaatttgaagTAATTTACATATTTGCGTGAGGatttcatttttgtattcggTTCCTTGGTCTGATTTTTAATTCTATAAATTTccgtaaattaaaataaatttttcaaccAAAGCTTTAGCAATAATATTTGCTTCTTTAGTTGGAATTGGTATTAGCACAATGTATTTAGTTAATTCGCACTGTATTGTTACAGCGTATCGATTCATATTATTAGATCTTGGAAGTGGACCAATTGTATCAATTTGTACCACTTCGAATGGTTTTGATGGTGTACTAGTAATGgtaaatttttcttttgtttgttttataattttgttcttTTTGCACAATTCACAGGCCTTTATGAATTGTGAAATAGAACTTTTCATATTAGTCCATGTATAGACTTCTCTTAATTTGAGGTACAGACGATGCTGTCCTATATGACCTCCAGTAGGGATTGCATGATAATTTCTCAAGATCTGTTGTATTACACCGGGTTCACTAATGAACTTTGGTGGATTGTAAATGATAATTTGCAGTTGATTAAGTGTTTTAAGAGATAACTCTTTAAACATTTGTATAGGTATCATTTCGAATAATTTGTCTTGACTTGATATCGCGATTT
The window above is part of the Armigeres subalbatus isolate Guangzhou_Male unplaced genomic scaffold, GZ_Asu_2 Contig773, whole genome shotgun sequence genome. Proteins encoded here:
- the LOC134204634 gene encoding facilitated trehalose transporter Tret1, which encodes MPLAGLAGGILGGPLIEYLGRKNTILATATPFIISWLLIACATHVAMVLVGRALSGFSVGVASLSLPVYLGETVQPEVRGTLGLLPTAFGNIGILLCFVAGKYIDWSGLAFLGAALPVPFLILMFFIPETPRWYVSRGRDDRARKALQWLRGKKADVDPELKGIIKSHQDAERHASQSAMLDLMKKANLKPLLISLGLMFFQQLSGINAVIFYTVQIFQDAGSTIDENLCTIIVGVVNFIATFIATMLIDRLGRKMLLYISDVAMIITLMTLGGFFYVKNNGQDVSQVGWLPLAAFVIYVLGFSLGFGPIPWLMMGEILPGKIRGSAASVATAFNWSCTFVVTKTFSDIIQSIGTHGTFWMFGSICVVGLVFVIVYVPETQGKSLEDIERKMMGRVRRMSSVANIKPLSFNM